From a single Candoia aspera isolate rCanAsp1 chromosome 10, rCanAsp1.hap2, whole genome shotgun sequence genomic region:
- the STMN1 gene encoding stathmin, whose translation MASSDIQVKELEKRASGQAFELILGPPSKEAVPEFPLSPPKKKDLSLEEIQRKLEAAEERRKSHEAEVLKQLAEKREHEKEVLQKAIEENNNFSKMAEEKLTHKMEANKENREAQMAAKLERLREKDKHIEEVRKNKEGGKEPGENESD comes from the exons atggcttcttctg ACATTCAGGTGAAAGAACTAGAAAAACGTGCTTCAGGTCAGGCATTTGAATTGATACTTGGTCCTCCTTCAAAAGAAGCCGTTCCAGagtttcctctctctcctccaaAGAAAAAAGATCTCTCATTGGAAGAAATTCAGAGGAAATTAGAAGCTGCAGAAGAAAGGCGCAAG TCCCATGAAGCTGAAGTTTTGAAGCAACTAGCTGAAAAGAGAGAGCATGAAAAAGAGGTGCTGCAGAAGGCGATTGAAGAAAATAACAACTTCAGCAAAATGGCAGAGGAAAAGTTGACTCACAAAATGGAAGCTAACAAAGAGAACAGAGAAGCACAAATGGCTGCTAAACTGGAACGCTTGAGAGAGAAA GATAAGCATATTGAAGAAGTACGAAAGAACAAAGAAGGAGGCAAAGAACCTGGTGAGAATGAGAGCGACTGA